One bacterium DNA segment encodes these proteins:
- a CDS encoding acyl-CoA/acyl-ACP dehydrogenase, giving the protein MDFGLSEEQEMLQETIRGFAQNECPTTRLRELFDKGEGHDPALWTALAEMGIAGLIVPEEHGGAGMELLDLALVAEVLGEYAIPGPFLGHALAIRGVMLAGSAEQQAKILPDLADGSQIATAALQEGDADWTPESWTARVRGGRLTGEKTIVSHAGIADRILVGLDAGGLAWVDTRGEGVVIEDLGGIDRTRPVYRVRFEGAPAEVLEGGGGNAWQLVETAAVLLAADAFGAATKLIDIDVAYAMEREQFGQPIAQFQAIKHTIARLGTDIEPARALFWYAAHCQDAIPDEAARAASVAKAHITDRAMNAARESVELHGGYGFTWECEVQMWFKRIMLDRSLLGTPDQWRERTAVLGEY; this is encoded by the coding sequence ATGGATTTCGGATTGAGTGAGGAGCAGGAGATGCTCCAGGAGACGATTCGCGGCTTCGCCCAGAACGAATGCCCGACGACGCGCCTCCGCGAGCTCTTCGACAAGGGAGAGGGGCACGACCCGGCCCTCTGGACGGCCCTCGCGGAGATGGGCATCGCGGGCCTGATCGTCCCGGAGGAGCACGGCGGCGCCGGCATGGAGCTGCTCGACCTGGCGCTCGTGGCCGAGGTGCTCGGCGAGTACGCGATCCCCGGCCCCTTCCTCGGTCATGCGCTCGCGATCCGCGGTGTGATGCTCGCGGGCAGCGCCGAACAGCAGGCGAAGATCCTGCCCGACCTGGCCGACGGTTCGCAGATCGCCACCGCGGCGCTCCAGGAAGGCGACGCGGACTGGACGCCCGAGTCCTGGACCGCGCGGGTTCGCGGCGGCCGCCTGACCGGCGAGAAGACCATCGTCTCGCACGCGGGCATCGCCGACCGGATCCTCGTCGGCCTCGACGCGGGCGGCCTCGCGTGGGTCGACACGCGGGGCGAGGGCGTGGTGATCGAGGATCTGGGCGGCATCGACCGGACCCGCCCGGTCTACCGGGTGCGCTTCGAGGGCGCGCCGGCGGAGGTCCTCGAGGGCGGTGGCGGCAATGCCTGGCAGCTCGTCGAGACCGCGGCGGTCCTGCTGGCTGCCGATGCCTTCGGCGCGGCGACGAAGCTGATCGACATCGACGTGGCCTACGCGATGGAGCGGGAGCAGTTCGGCCAGCCGATCGCCCAGTTCCAGGCGATCAAGCACACGATCGCGAGGCTCGGGACCGACATCGAGCCGGCCCGCGCGCTCTTCTGGTACGCGGCCCACTGCCAGGACGCGATCCCGGACGAAGCCGCCCGCGCCGCGTCGGTCGCGAAGGCGCACATCACGGACCGCGCCATGAACGCGGCCCGGGAGTCCGTGGAGCTCCACGGCGGCTATGGCTTCACCTGGGAATGCGAAGTCCAGATGTGGTTCAAGCGGATCATGCTCGACCGTTCGCTGCTCGGAACGCCGGATCAGTGGCGAGAGCGCACGGCCGTGTTGGGGGAGTACTGA
- a CDS encoding acyl-CoA dehydrogenase family protein — protein sequence MDLEYSAEHQAFRDEVREFLEGWPLKGDEARLPQEEQEQIFRKRGIEAGYVYRAVPKQYGGSEQPQDAIKDRIIVEEFYAAGAPRDLMSQGAGLMVPTLLEFGTEEQKERWIPPALTGEANWCQGYSEPGSGSDLASLQCQARLDGDEWVLNGQKIWTSSAQRAHMMFGLFRSEPDAKKHEGITYLLVPMDAEGIEVRPLREMSGGYEFNEVFFDDVRVPVENTVGKRGQGWQISRATLVHERNLIGNPNSMREAFSDLLDLARSRKINGVPANEDPGMRRRIAEIEGYVQTSQLSNMRQFTAANKGKMLEVMRPMMMNKVAGTDIMQMIMKCAYDLLGGDGILAPTESELDTWGRQTTSTGWVLQYVFSMGPAIAGGASNIQRNIIGERGYGLPRDLRRES from the coding sequence ATGGATCTCGAATACAGCGCAGAACACCAGGCCTTTCGCGACGAGGTCCGCGAGTTCCTCGAGGGTTGGCCGCTCAAGGGCGACGAAGCCAGGCTCCCGCAGGAGGAGCAGGAGCAGATCTTCCGCAAGCGCGGGATCGAAGCGGGCTACGTCTATCGCGCCGTTCCGAAGCAGTACGGCGGTTCCGAGCAGCCACAGGACGCGATCAAGGACCGGATCATCGTCGAGGAGTTCTACGCGGCGGGCGCGCCGCGGGACCTGATGAGCCAGGGCGCCGGGCTGATGGTCCCGACGCTGCTCGAGTTCGGAACCGAGGAGCAGAAGGAGCGCTGGATCCCGCCGGCGCTGACCGGCGAGGCGAACTGGTGCCAGGGCTACAGCGAGCCCGGCTCGGGGTCCGATCTCGCGTCGCTCCAGTGCCAGGCGCGGCTCGACGGCGACGAGTGGGTGCTCAACGGCCAGAAGATCTGGACTTCGTCGGCGCAGCGCGCACACATGATGTTCGGGCTCTTCCGCTCCGAGCCGGACGCGAAGAAGCACGAGGGCATCACCTATCTGCTCGTGCCGATGGACGCCGAGGGCATCGAGGTCCGCCCGCTCCGCGAGATGAGCGGGGGCTACGAGTTCAACGAGGTGTTCTTCGACGACGTCCGCGTGCCGGTCGAGAACACCGTCGGGAAACGCGGTCAGGGCTGGCAGATCTCTCGCGCCACCCTCGTCCACGAGCGCAACCTGATCGGCAACCCGAACTCGATGCGGGAAGCCTTCTCGGATCTCCTCGACCTCGCGCGCAGCCGCAAGATCAACGGGGTGCCGGCGAACGAGGATCCCGGCATGCGACGCCGGATCGCCGAGATCGAGGGCTACGTCCAGACGAGCCAGCTCTCGAACATGCGTCAGTTCACGGCCGCGAATAAGGGCAAGATGCTCGAGGTCATGCGGCCCATGATGATGAACAAGGTGGCCGGCACGGACATCATGCAGATGATCATGAAGTGCGCCTACGACCTGCTCGGGGGCGACGGAATCCTCGCGCCGACGGAGTCGGAGCTGGACACCTGGGGGCGCCAGACGACGTCGACCGGCTGGGTCCTCCAGTACGTCTTCTCGATGGGGCCGGCGATCGCCGGGGGCGCGTCCAACATCCAGCGCAACATCATCGGCGAGCGCGGCTACGGCCTGCCTCGGGACCTGCGACGGGAGTCGTAG
- a CDS encoding MFS transporter — translation MHEDRGPTGPASPPDEAATRAGEAPRTRSASKPSPGAAGPWQRVRARALASPNHRRWVLWTCLAGCFATTFTMTILGVSLKTIAADLGSDVATIAWVMTAPMLAQAVSAPLLGKLGDLHGHRLVYLSGFALATVVATATAFAWDATSLIGFRTLAQLAGTATMPASMAILFKVYDRRDRVKAMGWMSVVIAGAPVVGLAVGGVLVEWIGWRPIFLIQGALSAIALSVALWVLVETPRRDDLSLDVPGAAALAVAAFTLTFAVNRLPVWGASDPRVLLALVATPALLWLFATIERRSPSPLLPLDFLARRNFVLPLVIGFMMQFAYMGGFIISPLIMLGVFGLGQAATSMWTIARPISLSAASPVGGSLGAKYGERSMIIAGMVAVVAAMSAFAIGAEIEHLAPIVAGLVLAGLGAGLAQPSLSTMVASAVDEQDHGIAVSTMSTTTGIGAVSGVSILTAMCADATSTASFRDGYLLGALFAAFGLVAALALRPIDHDAEDEEATSPSEVAHGKKAPA, via the coding sequence ATGCACGAAGACCGCGGCCCGACCGGCCCCGCTTCTCCGCCCGACGAGGCGGCGACGCGCGCCGGCGAGGCCCCCCGCACTCGATCGGCCTCGAAGCCGAGTCCGGGCGCTGCCGGCCCCTGGCAGCGCGTGCGCGCCCGTGCGTTGGCGAGTCCGAACCACCGCCGGTGGGTCCTCTGGACCTGTCTGGCGGGCTGCTTCGCGACGACCTTCACCATGACGATCCTGGGCGTCTCGCTCAAGACGATCGCCGCCGACCTCGGAAGCGACGTCGCGACGATCGCCTGGGTGATGACCGCGCCGATGCTGGCCCAGGCGGTCTCCGCCCCTCTGCTCGGCAAGCTCGGCGACCTGCACGGCCATCGCCTCGTCTATCTCTCGGGCTTCGCCCTCGCCACCGTCGTGGCGACGGCCACGGCCTTCGCGTGGGATGCGACGAGCCTGATCGGGTTCCGCACCCTCGCCCAGCTCGCGGGCACGGCGACGATGCCCGCCTCGATGGCGATCCTCTTCAAGGTCTACGACCGGCGCGACCGGGTGAAGGCGATGGGCTGGATGAGCGTCGTGATCGCGGGGGCGCCTGTGGTGGGCCTCGCGGTCGGCGGCGTTCTCGTCGAGTGGATCGGCTGGCGGCCGATCTTCCTGATCCAGGGAGCGCTCTCGGCGATCGCGCTCTCGGTGGCGCTGTGGGTCCTCGTCGAGACGCCGCGACGCGACGACCTTTCCCTCGACGTGCCCGGCGCCGCCGCCCTCGCCGTGGCGGCCTTCACGCTGACCTTCGCCGTCAACCGGCTGCCGGTCTGGGGCGCCTCGGATCCGCGCGTGCTGCTGGCGCTCGTGGCCACGCCCGCGCTGCTCTGGCTCTTCGCCACGATCGAGCGGCGATCCCCGTCCCCGCTGCTTCCCCTCGACTTCCTGGCTCGGCGCAATTTCGTCCTGCCCCTGGTGATCGGGTTCATGATGCAGTTCGCGTACATGGGCGGCTTCATCATCAGTCCGCTCATCATGCTCGGCGTCTTCGGTCTCGGCCAGGCGGCGACGTCGATGTGGACGATCGCGCGGCCGATCTCGCTCTCCGCGGCGTCACCGGTCGGCGGCAGCCTCGGCGCGAAGTACGGCGAACGGTCGATGATCATCGCGGGGATGGTGGCCGTCGTCGCCGCGATGAGCGCCTTCGCGATCGGGGCCGAGATCGAGCATCTCGCTCCGATCGTCGCCGGGCTCGTGCTGGCCGGGCTCGGAGCGGGGCTGGCACAGCCGTCCCTCTCGACGATGGTCGCCTCCGCCGTCGACGAGCAGGACCACGGGATCGCGGTCTCGACCATGTCGACGACCACCGGAATCGGCGCCGTGTCCGGCGTCTCGATCCTGACCGCGATGTGCGCCGACGCGACCTCGACCGCATCGTTCCGGGACGGCTACCTGCTGGGCGCCCTGTTCGCGGCGTTCGGTCTGGTCGCCGCGCTCGCACTGCGCCCGATCGACCACGATGCGGAGGACGAGGAAGCGACCTCGCCCAGCGAGGTCGCGCACGGCAAGAAGGCGCCGGCCTGA
- a CDS encoding RNA polymerase sigma factor: MSRTSAAAALMIEPDEVESSGAMVERHADAQDSLIDPNASEAQVAGETQALSELSDQALLEGLRAQSEPHFGELYNRYFQRIYNFVYARMRNHAETEEVVQETFLAVFRSFENYRGQSSLLSWIYGIAKNTTNNHLRRAKSQNERIDLADDEDLVPRASLGEGMPDEQLDMQRFGDLLAERLDGVADWQAEIFEMRHFENLSIPEISERTKRSSDAVRSSLYRVKRLFFEAAAANGIAVAVAGGSRR, from the coding sequence GTGTCCCGTACGTCCGCTGCTGCGGCGTTGATGATCGAACCGGACGAGGTCGAGTCCTCCGGTGCGATGGTCGAGCGCCATGCTGATGCTCAAGATTCCCTGATCGACCCGAACGCGTCGGAAGCGCAAGTCGCGGGTGAGACGCAGGCGCTCAGCGAGCTCTCCGACCAGGCGCTGCTCGAAGGGCTGCGGGCCCAGAGCGAGCCCCACTTCGGCGAGCTCTACAACCGCTACTTCCAGCGGATCTACAACTTCGTGTACGCGCGCATGCGCAACCACGCGGAGACCGAGGAGGTCGTCCAGGAGACCTTCCTGGCGGTCTTCCGATCCTTCGAGAACTACCGCGGACAGTCGTCGCTGCTGTCCTGGATCTACGGGATCGCGAAGAACACGACGAACAATCACCTTCGCCGCGCGAAGAGCCAGAACGAACGGATCGACCTCGCCGACGACGAGGATCTCGTGCCGCGTGCGTCCCTCGGTGAGGGCATGCCCGACGAACAGCTCGACATGCAGCGCTTCGGTGACCTGCTCGCGGAGCGCCTCGACGGCGTGGCCGACTGGCAGGCCGAGATCTTCGAGATGCGTCACTTCGAGAACCTCTCGATTCCCGAGATCTCCGAGCGCACCAAGCGCTCGAGTGACGCGGTCCGGTCGAGTCTCTATCGCGTGAAGCGACTCTTCTTCGAGGCGGCCGCGGCGAACGGAATCGCCGTGGCGGTCGCCGGGGGGAGCCGTCGATGA
- a CDS encoding CBS domain-containing protein → MSIDLETNEELPQDEAYFDDGPSRVRSFDARLLEEPLTLLPSRPPLAMGRDDSVKSAMHAMRKRHRSCVLITQDGTLHSPLIGIFTERDVLLKIIDSGRNPVDVSLADVMTTEPESLAIDAKLAWALNMMSVGGFRHLPVTDERGWPAFIISVRDIVEFLVESFPAEILNLPPDFRREKSLPRDGA, encoded by the coding sequence ATGTCGATCGACCTCGAAACCAACGAAGAGCTTCCCCAGGACGAGGCCTATTTCGACGACGGACCTTCCCGGGTGCGGAGCTTCGATGCCCGCCTGCTCGAGGAGCCCTTGACGCTGCTGCCGAGTCGGCCGCCGCTCGCGATGGGGCGGGACGACTCGGTCAAGAGCGCGATGCACGCGATGCGGAAACGCCACCGGAGCTGCGTCCTGATCACGCAGGACGGGACGCTCCACTCGCCGCTGATCGGGATCTTCACCGAGCGCGACGTGCTCCTCAAGATCATCGACTCCGGCCGCAACCCGGTGGACGTCTCGCTCGCGGACGTGATGACGACGGAGCCCGAGTCGCTCGCGATCGACGCGAAGCTCGCCTGGGCGCTCAACATGATGAGCGTCGGAGGCTTCCGCCACCTTCCCGTGACCGACGAACGCGGCTGGCCCGCCTTCATCATCTCGGTCCGGGACATCGTCGAGTTCCTGGTGGAGTCCTTCCCCGCGGAGATCCTCAATCTCCCGCCGGACTTCCGCCGAGAGAAGAGCCTGCCGCGCGACGGCGCCTGA
- a CDS encoding HDOD domain-containing protein has protein sequence MSEPDSEASNEANESAAGFFFSRQPIVAGERRLIGWELAFGAPDGRTLSAGDEKSDEYLQAAIAFAKSAQWDSLLCGGRALLPVDRGMIFSDVMEELPRNRFLLGLSPCDDIDANLSNRLHDLHGRRGTRLLFFGYSRRDRREQLLDLCDAVEIDAFSLDEDARALLIRRAQRRNLQVLATSVDGDADFVRIRDSGFELFSGRSYSEHSDDADTQATADGKVLLQLLVEARGELEIEPVTKQIESTPALQEGLLRLVNSLELARAQRIENVGQALIMIGAKGLSRWLNLLLFQIGSKHGTRGPLFRVAASRARLMELMVGAGVEEATPEIKARGEMAFLVGILSLVHVLLGVDRSSAISDLVLPDEMSLALSSHQGELGRMLRLCECLDSGEFVEAAEIAQELGVEAQTLWAHQCSAFDWVARMI, from the coding sequence ATGTCGGAACCGGATAGCGAAGCATCGAACGAAGCGAACGAGTCGGCTGCGGGCTTCTTCTTCAGCCGTCAGCCGATCGTTGCGGGCGAACGCCGATTGATCGGTTGGGAGCTCGCCTTCGGCGCACCCGACGGCCGCACCCTCTCCGCGGGAGACGAGAAGAGCGACGAATACCTGCAAGCGGCGATCGCCTTCGCGAAGAGCGCGCAGTGGGACTCGCTGCTCTGCGGCGGGCGGGCGCTGCTCCCGGTCGATCGAGGGATGATCTTCAGCGACGTGATGGAGGAGCTGCCGCGCAATCGCTTCCTCCTCGGGCTCTCGCCCTGTGACGACATCGACGCGAACCTCTCGAACCGTCTCCACGATCTGCACGGCCGCCGCGGGACGCGACTGCTCTTCTTCGGCTATTCGCGCCGGGACCGGCGGGAGCAGCTGCTCGACCTGTGCGATGCGGTGGAGATCGATGCTTTCAGTCTCGACGAAGATGCTCGGGCGCTCCTGATCCGACGCGCCCAGCGGCGCAATCTCCAGGTCCTCGCGACTTCCGTCGACGGCGACGCCGACTTCGTCCGGATTCGTGACTCGGGCTTCGAGCTCTTCTCGGGGCGCAGCTACTCCGAACACTCCGACGATGCCGACACCCAGGCCACCGCGGACGGCAAGGTCCTGCTCCAGCTCCTCGTCGAGGCACGCGGAGAGCTCGAGATCGAGCCCGTCACGAAGCAGATCGAGTCCACGCCGGCGCTCCAGGAGGGGCTGCTTCGGCTGGTCAATTCGCTCGAACTCGCGCGCGCACAGCGCATCGAGAACGTCGGCCAGGCGCTGATCATGATCGGCGCGAAGGGACTCTCGCGCTGGCTCAACCTGCTGCTCTTCCAGATCGGGAGCAAGCACGGCACGCGGGGGCCGCTCTTCCGGGTCGCGGCGAGCCGTGCCCGCCTGATGGAGCTGATGGTCGGGGCCGGCGTCGAGGAAGCCACGCCGGAGATCAAGGCGCGCGGCGAGATGGCGTTCCTCGTCGGCATCCTGTCGCTGGTCCACGTGCTGCTCGGTGTGGACCGGAGCAGCGCGATCTCGGATCTCGTCCTCCCGGACGAGATGAGCCTGGCGCTGTCGAGCCACCAGGGCGAGCTCGGCCGCATGCTTCGCCTCTGTGAATGCCTCGACAGCGGAGAATTCGTCGAGGCCGCGGAGATCGCGCAAGAGCTCGGCGTCGAGGCGCAGACGCTCTGGGCGCATCAGTGCTCGGCCTTCGACTGGGTCGCGCGGATGATCTAG
- the ilvN gene encoding acetolactate synthase small subunit — protein MSSPTPIQNAPGFRPIAPGNAEKANRDLHTISLLVRDAPGVLVRVAMVFSRRGYNIESLVVSPAARHGFSRMTVTCSGDPAILEQMIKQLAKLVDVVHALDHTSSDRYETEIALIKIRCAGEERREVLEIAEHFSAKVVDYAAESVILRVYGGSEKLDAMISLFSDDAVVELVRSGKILMTRALEVT, from the coding sequence ATGAGCAGTCCGACTCCGATCCAGAACGCCCCCGGCTTCCGGCCCATCGCGCCGGGCAACGCCGAGAAGGCGAACCGCGACCTCCACACGATCTCGCTTCTCGTGCGGGACGCACCCGGCGTCCTCGTGCGCGTGGCGATGGTCTTCTCGCGGCGGGGCTACAACATCGAGAGTCTGGTCGTCAGCCCGGCGGCGCGGCACGGCTTCTCGCGCATGACGGTCACCTGCTCCGGCGACCCCGCGATCCTCGAGCAGATGATCAAGCAGCTCGCGAAGCTCGTCGACGTGGTCCACGCGCTCGACCACACGTCCTCCGATCGCTACGAGACCGAGATCGCCCTGATCAAGATCCGCTGCGCGGGCGAGGAGCGCCGAGAGGTCCTCGAGATCGCGGAGCACTTCAGCGCGAAGGTGGTCGACTACGCCGCCGAGAGCGTGATCCTGCGCGTCTACGGTGGCAGCGAGAAGCTCGACGCGATGATCAGCCTGTTCAGCGACGACGCCGTCGTCGAGCTCGTCCGATCCGGCAAGATCCTGATGACGCGGGCGCTCGAGGTCACCTGA
- the ilvB gene encoding biosynthetic-type acetolactate synthase large subunit, whose amino-acid sequence MENRVPTGAEKLIQCLEREGVEYIFGYSGGAAMPIFDALVDSSIELILVRHEQGAAHMADGYARATGKPGVVLVTSGPGATNTVTGLLTSQMDSVPVIVLAGQTISAMLGKDGFQEADVTGITYAVVKHSYLLKDAADIPRATREAFHIATTGRPGPVLIDLPKDVTQGPCEAPFVDEVDLPGYHVPSHGDDVAIRQAAEILSNAKRPVLYVGHGAVISQAGKAVIRLAEKLRAPIVNTLLGKGAADETHPLHLGMLGMHGTAYANKAVDNCDCIMAIGARWDDRITGKLDEFCVDAAKIHIDIDPAEFGKMVTADVAIAGDARLVLEELIPQVSTADTEAWLDQCEQWRKRYPLKYAKQGGLRAQLVLDKLHEVTQGDAVITTDVGQHQMWAAQFCLSTTNRHWISSGGAGTMGFGFPAAIGAQLGCPDKKVWAVCGDGGFQMTQAELATAAIHKLPVKCLVINNNYLGMVRQWQELFFENRLSGVDLVGNPDFVKLAQAYGVKAMRIKRPSDVERILSEAQAYDEGPCLVVAEVVKEDNVFPMIPAGAPLSGMIVEKPKEQMAKPTGST is encoded by the coding sequence ATGGAGAACCGGGTGCCCACGGGTGCAGAGAAGCTGATCCAGTGCCTCGAACGTGAGGGTGTGGAGTACATCTTCGGCTATTCGGGTGGCGCGGCCATGCCGATCTTCGACGCGCTGGTCGATTCGAGCATCGAGCTGATCCTCGTCCGCCACGAGCAGGGCGCGGCCCACATGGCCGACGGCTACGCCCGGGCGACCGGCAAGCCCGGCGTGGTGCTCGTGACCTCCGGCCCGGGAGCGACCAACACGGTCACCGGCCTCCTCACCTCCCAGATGGATTCGGTCCCCGTGATCGTGCTGGCCGGTCAGACGATCTCGGCGATGCTCGGCAAGGACGGCTTCCAGGAGGCGGACGTCACCGGCATCACCTACGCCGTCGTGAAGCACAGCTACCTGCTGAAGGACGCGGCCGACATCCCGCGCGCCACCCGGGAAGCCTTCCACATCGCGACGACGGGCCGTCCCGGCCCGGTCCTGATCGACCTGCCGAAGGACGTGACCCAGGGCCCGTGCGAAGCGCCCTTCGTGGACGAGGTCGACCTGCCCGGATACCACGTACCTTCGCACGGCGACGACGTGGCGATCCGCCAGGCGGCCGAGATCCTCTCGAACGCGAAGCGCCCGGTCCTCTACGTGGGGCACGGCGCCGTGATCTCCCAGGCCGGCAAGGCGGTGATCCGACTGGCGGAGAAGCTGCGCGCGCCGATCGTGAACACCCTGCTCGGCAAGGGCGCCGCGGACGAGACCCATCCGCTCCATCTCGGCATGCTCGGCATGCACGGCACGGCCTACGCCAACAAGGCCGTCGACAACTGCGACTGCATCATGGCGATCGGGGCGCGCTGGGACGACCGCATCACGGGGAAGCTCGACGAGTTCTGCGTCGACGCCGCCAAGATCCACATCGACATCGACCCCGCCGAGTTCGGCAAGATGGTGACGGCCGACGTGGCGATCGCCGGCGATGCGCGCCTCGTTCTCGAAGAGCTGATTCCGCAGGTCTCGACCGCCGACACCGAGGCGTGGCTCGACCAGTGCGAGCAGTGGCGCAAGCGCTACCCGCTCAAGTACGCCAAGCAGGGCGGTCTCCGCGCGCAGCTCGTGCTCGACAAGCTCCACGAGGTGACCCAGGGCGACGCGGTGATCACGACCGACGTCGGCCAGCACCAGATGTGGGCCGCGCAGTTCTGCCTCTCGACGACCAACCGACACTGGATCTCCTCCGGCGGCGCCGGCACGATGGGCTTCGGCTTCCCGGCGGCGATCGGCGCCCAGCTCGGCTGCCCCGACAAGAAGGTGTGGGCGGTCTGCGGAGACGGCGGCTTCCAGATGACCCAGGCGGAGCTCGCGACGGCGGCGATCCACAAGCTCCCGGTCAAGTGCCTGGTGATCAACAACAACTACCTGGGCATGGTCCGCCAGTGGCAGGAGCTGTTCTTCGAGAATCGCCTGTCGGGTGTGGACCTCGTCGGGAACCCGGACTTCGTGAAGCTCGCGCAGGCGTACGGCGTCAAGGCGATGCGGATCAAGCGCCCCTCGGACGTCGAGCGGATTCTGTCCGAAGCCCAGGCGTACGACGAGGGGCCGTGCCTGGTCGTGGCCGAGGTCGTGAAGGAAGACAACGTCTTCCCGATGATCCCGGCGGGCGCTCCTCTCTCCGGCATGATCGTCGAGAAGCCCAAGGAGCAGATGGCCAAGCCCACCGGCAGCACCTGA
- the lptB gene encoding LPS export ABC transporter ATP-binding protein translates to MSEAVLSATGLVKRYGEKVAVRGIDLEVRSAEVVGLLGPNGAGKTTTFNMMAGSVRPSEGQVFLGDEDITELPMYRRARMGITYLPQEASIFRKLTVADNVGAILETVEPNRARRKERLAEMLAELGLTEKASRKGADLSGGERRRVEITRALVLDPQFMMLDEPFAGVDPIAVIDIQKIIEQLKARGIGVIITDHNVRETLSICDRAYIIKDGTILRLGTPAEIAEDPEVREVYLGKNFSLN, encoded by the coding sequence GTGAGTGAAGCCGTGCTCTCGGCGACGGGTCTCGTCAAGCGCTACGGCGAGAAGGTCGCCGTTCGTGGGATCGATCTCGAGGTGCGGAGCGCCGAGGTCGTCGGGCTGCTCGGGCCGAACGGCGCGGGCAAGACGACCACGTTCAACATGATGGCCGGCAGCGTTCGGCCGAGCGAAGGTCAGGTCTTCCTCGGCGACGAGGACATCACCGAGCTCCCGATGTATCGCCGCGCGCGCATGGGGATCACCTATCTCCCGCAGGAAGCCTCGATCTTCCGCAAGCTGACGGTCGCCGACAACGTCGGGGCGATCCTCGAGACCGTCGAGCCCAACCGGGCGCGCCGGAAGGAGCGCCTCGCCGAGATGCTCGCCGAGCTCGGGTTGACCGAGAAGGCGAGTCGCAAGGGCGCCGACCTCTCGGGTGGCGAACGGCGGCGCGTGGAGATCACGAGAGCGCTCGTTCTCGATCCCCAGTTCATGATGCTCGACGAGCCGTTTGCCGGCGTCGACCCGATCGCCGTGATCGACATCCAGAAGATCATCGAGCAGCTCAAGGCGCGCGGGATCGGTGTGATCATCACCGACCACAACGTCCGGGAGACGCTCTCGATCTGCGATCGTGCGTACATCATCAAGGACGGAACGATCCTGCGTCTCGGCACCCCGGCCGAGATCGCCGAGGACCCCGAGGTCCGCGAGGTCTACCTGGGCAAGAATTTCAGCCTGAACTGA